In a single window of the Streptomyces sp. NBC_00094 genome:
- a CDS encoding SHOCT domain-containing protein: MDDYPLLELFWTMLWFFLWIMWLFLLFKIISDIFRDHELSGWGKAGWLILCLLLPFIGVLVYVIVRGTGMTQRETARAREAEGAFQDYIRKSAGPQAGGSGADELARLADLKEKGALTEEEFQKAKAKILA, translated from the coding sequence ATGGATGACTACCCTCTGCTGGAACTCTTCTGGACCATGCTCTGGTTCTTCCTCTGGATCATGTGGCTGTTCCTGCTGTTCAAGATCATCTCGGACATCTTCCGGGACCACGAGCTGAGTGGGTGGGGCAAGGCCGGCTGGCTGATCCTCTGTCTGCTGCTTCCCTTCATCGGCGTCCTCGTCTACGTCATCGTGCGCGGTACGGGCATGACCCAGCGGGAGACGGCGCGCGCCAGGGAGGCGGAAGGGGCCTTCCAGGACTACATCCGCAAGTCGGCGGGCCCGCAGGCCGGCGGATCCGGCGCCGACGAACTCGCGCGGCTCGCCGACCTGAAGGAGAAGGGCGCGCTGACCGAGGAGGAGTTCCAGAAGGCCAAGGCGAAGATCCTGGCCTGA
- a CDS encoding YhjD/YihY/BrkB family envelope integrity protein, whose product MEWKLRLERLRTGAEQRFPALTELTSRLLSGNLLDAGTRLAAQAFLASVPLLFAFAAFAPDGVRDQLGESLRAMFGLTGESNKELQQVLSGTTSDSLRETTGLVGAVVALVSATSFSRAMARVCERAWRLPRAGTRIAAWRWVAWLLFLLVVVVLQGPIRDGFGAGALVGVVLTFLVGTGVWLWTQHLLLAKRIAWLALLPGALLAAAATTALSLTARLYMPGALNRALDEYGSFGLVLVVLSWLIVVCGAVTFAVTIGAVLADEPPLNRYVRREGAGATPPGENGDVA is encoded by the coding sequence ATGGAGTGGAAGCTGCGGCTGGAGCGCCTGCGGACCGGCGCCGAGCAACGCTTCCCCGCTCTGACCGAGCTGACGAGTCGGCTGCTGTCCGGGAATCTCCTGGACGCGGGGACCCGGCTTGCCGCACAGGCGTTCCTGGCCTCCGTACCCCTCCTCTTCGCCTTCGCGGCCTTCGCCCCCGACGGAGTGCGCGATCAGTTGGGGGAGTCGCTGCGGGCCATGTTCGGCCTCACCGGGGAGTCGAACAAGGAACTGCAGCAGGTTCTGTCCGGCACGACCAGCGACAGCCTCCGAGAGACGACCGGCCTGGTCGGGGCCGTGGTGGCCCTGGTGTCGGCGACGAGCTTCAGTCGTGCCATGGCCAGGGTCTGCGAGCGCGCGTGGCGGCTCCCCAGGGCCGGGACCCGGATCGCGGCCTGGCGCTGGGTGGCGTGGCTCCTCTTCCTGCTCGTCGTGGTCGTGCTCCAGGGTCCGATCCGGGACGGCTTCGGAGCCGGCGCCCTGGTGGGTGTCGTCCTCACCTTCCTGGTGGGCACCGGCGTCTGGCTGTGGACACAACACCTGCTCCTGGCCAAGCGCATCGCCTGGCTGGCCTTGCTCCCGGGCGCGCTGCTGGCCGCGGCCGCCACCACGGCGCTGAGTCTCACGGCTCGGCTCTACATGCCGGGGGCGCTCAACAGGGCCCTGGACGAGTACGGCTCCTTCGGCCTGGTCCTCGTCGTGCTGTCGTGGCTGATCGTCGTCTGCGGCGCCGTCACGTTCGCGGTGACGATCGGCGCCGTACTGGCGGATGAGCCACCGCTGAACAGATACGTGAGGAGAGAGGGGGCGGGTGCGACCCCTCCCGGCGAGAACGGCGACGTCGCCTGA
- a CDS encoding SpoIIE family protein phosphatase, with amino-acid sequence MSPPPHLDPAVFDDTVAAVALLVGPEGRLVYTNSAFTRMFGARQWGLPAREAFPDPDAGRFLSVLDEVRATGRARQVTGAREPDRGAPSQARYFVYSCSPVTTAEGDGILVVAMDTTTETFALQRYQALVSAVSVMVWVLHADGGMEEIVAGWEQLTGVPWHPRADVDWYARIHPRDRERLSEGWRDAATRGVGGVFQCTFRVRAADGSYRHMSTRSVPVLREGRVAEWIAATVDIEDTWRAQLRERLLARVATVTGQSLGEAFGEVVKVVVPELTDACLILLLSHDEWPLPEHARVTARRVASATRPGLHAPPALRGQSVTLSRTVREVLESRVPRTFAVPAGGPVPADLVPAVTERWLVASGATSLTLIPLVVDDTVLGYAATSTNGDTPALGPTETDLLREVLHHAQQPIRKALDLQRARRTALALQRAQLTRPPTVHGASLAASYQPASSANEIGGDWYDAFLLPDGTLVLDVGDVVGHDLAAATAMTQMRNMLRALAYSRGSVLAPAEVLARFDEVAEGLGATPFATAVHAQLRRLPDLRWHVTWSNAGHPPPLLIPAHGDPVFLTGAEEDLPLCVDLGLPRSTHSRVLGTGDTLLLYTDGLVETPAASLTDGQRRLAHEAALRRQAPLPELLHGLQDLSDHRDDTAMIAFRADPPL; translated from the coding sequence ATGAGCCCCCCGCCGCACCTGGACCCGGCGGTCTTCGACGACACCGTCGCCGCCGTCGCGCTGCTCGTGGGTCCCGAGGGGCGCCTCGTCTACACCAACTCGGCGTTCACCAGGATGTTCGGCGCCCGGCAGTGGGGGCTGCCGGCCCGCGAGGCGTTCCCCGACCCCGACGCCGGGCGGTTCCTGTCGGTCCTGGACGAGGTGCGGGCCACCGGGCGGGCCCGCCAGGTCACGGGGGCGCGCGAGCCCGATCGGGGGGCGCCCTCTCAGGCGCGGTACTTCGTCTACTCCTGCAGCCCCGTGACCACCGCCGAGGGCGACGGGATCCTGGTGGTGGCGATGGACACCACCACGGAGACCTTCGCCCTCCAGCGGTACCAGGCCCTCGTCTCCGCCGTGTCGGTGATGGTGTGGGTGCTGCACGCCGACGGCGGCATGGAGGAGATCGTCGCCGGCTGGGAGCAGCTGACCGGCGTGCCCTGGCACCCGCGCGCCGACGTGGACTGGTACGCGCGCATCCACCCCCGCGACCGCGAGAGGCTCAGTGAGGGCTGGCGCGACGCGGCGACGCGCGGCGTGGGAGGCGTCTTCCAGTGCACCTTCCGCGTGCGGGCCGCCGACGGCTCGTACCGCCACATGTCCACGCGCAGCGTTCCCGTGCTGCGGGAGGGCCGGGTCGCCGAGTGGATCGCCGCCACCGTCGACATCGAGGACACCTGGCGCGCGCAGCTGCGGGAGCGGCTCCTCGCCCGGGTCGCGACGGTCACGGGACAGAGTCTGGGGGAGGCGTTCGGCGAGGTCGTGAAGGTGGTCGTCCCCGAACTGACCGACGCCTGCCTCATCCTGCTGCTCTCCCACGACGAGTGGCCGCTGCCCGAGCACGCCAGGGTCACCGCCCGACGCGTGGCCTCCGCCACCCGCCCCGGACTGCACGCGCCACCGGCCCTGCGCGGGCAGAGCGTCACCCTCAGCCGTACGGTCCGCGAGGTCCTGGAGAGCCGCGTCCCCCGTACCTTCGCGGTCCCCGCCGGCGGTCCCGTGCCGGCCGACCTCGTCCCGGCCGTCACGGAGCGGTGGCTCGTCGCCTCCGGAGCCACGAGCCTGACGCTCATCCCGCTGGTCGTCGACGACACCGTCCTCGGATACGCGGCGACGAGCACCAACGGCGACACCCCGGCCCTCGGCCCGACCGAGACCGACCTGCTGCGGGAGGTCCTGCACCACGCGCAGCAGCCGATCCGCAAGGCGCTCGACCTCCAGCGGGCCCGCCGCACGGCGCTCGCGCTCCAGCGGGCCCAGCTCACCCGGCCGCCCACCGTCCACGGGGCGAGTCTGGCCGCCTCGTACCAGCCGGCCAGCTCCGCCAACGAGATCGGCGGGGACTGGTATGACGCGTTCCTCCTGCCCGACGGCACGCTCGTCCTCGACGTCGGCGACGTCGTCGGGCACGACCTCGCCGCCGCCACCGCCATGACCCAGATGCGCAACATGCTCCGCGCGCTGGCCTACAGCCGTGGTTCCGTCCTCGCCCCCGCCGAGGTGCTGGCCCGGTTCGACGAGGTGGCCGAGGGCCTGGGCGCGACGCCCTTCGCGACGGCCGTCCACGCCCAGCTCCGCCGGCTGCCGGACCTCCGGTGGCACGTGACCTGGTCGAACGCGGGTCACCCGCCGCCCCTGTTGATCCCGGCCCATGGCGACCCGGTCTTCCTCACCGGCGCGGAGGAGGACCTGCCGCTCTGCGTCGACCTCGGCCTCCCGCGCAGCACCCACTCCCGCGTCCTCGGTACGGGGGACACCCTCCTGCTCTACACCGACGGGCTCGTCGAGACGCCCGCGGCCTCGCTCACCGACGGGCAGCGGCGGCTCGCGCACGAGGCCGCCCTTCGGCGGCAGGCGCCGTTGCCCGAGCTGTTGCACGGCCTCCAGGACCTCTCCGACCACCGCGACGACACCGCGATGATCGCTTTCCGCGCCGATCCGCCGCTCTGA
- a CDS encoding TIGR00341 family protein, with product MTGGVDADAARRMRDALFIERKWRSRSSTRFWVLLVLAAVIASAGVVGDSTATVIGAMIVAPLMTPILGSALSLVLADREHLVRSALLVLGGAAAVVLIGMLLGWVVSPPDAFASNSQVSSRISPRLIDLLAALATGTVGAFALVRTDISDTLPGVAIAISLVPPLAVTGLLITVHRYHDAGESALLFATNVAAIVATGTVVFLLYGVRAGAGEAGMTVGTFRGATLVAVGAVVLLIAVPLTAGTLSVANDRALAADAQPVAERWAADRSWQIASVEARNGIVVIGVLGLPPQPAPTALRAALDRNGMQDADLELHLVGGRTHWCPADSVTCTTRESGRS from the coding sequence ATGACGGGTGGTGTGGACGCCGACGCGGCGCGGCGCATGAGGGACGCCCTCTTCATCGAGAGGAAGTGGCGCAGCCGGAGTTCGACCCGGTTCTGGGTCCTGCTGGTACTGGCGGCGGTCATCGCGAGCGCCGGTGTGGTGGGCGACTCGACCGCGACGGTGATCGGCGCGATGATCGTCGCCCCGCTGATGACGCCCATCCTCGGCAGCGCGCTCTCCCTGGTGCTGGCCGACCGGGAACACCTCGTACGCAGCGCACTCCTCGTCCTCGGCGGGGCCGCGGCGGTCGTACTCATCGGGATGCTGCTCGGGTGGGTCGTCTCCCCGCCCGACGCGTTCGCGTCGAACAGTCAGGTGTCCTCGCGCATCAGCCCCCGGCTGATCGATCTCCTCGCCGCGCTGGCCACCGGTACCGTCGGGGCGTTCGCCCTCGTGCGGACGGACATCTCCGACACGCTTCCCGGCGTCGCCATCGCCATCTCGCTCGTACCGCCGCTCGCCGTGACGGGGCTGCTGATCACCGTGCACCGGTACCACGACGCCGGGGAGTCGGCGCTGCTCTTCGCGACCAACGTGGCCGCCATCGTCGCCACCGGCACCGTCGTCTTCCTGCTGTACGGCGTCCGCGCCGGGGCAGGTGAAGCCGGCATGACCGTCGGCACGTTCCGCGGGGCGACCCTCGTCGCCGTCGGTGCGGTGGTCCTCCTCATCGCGGTGCCACTCACCGCCGGCACGCTGTCGGTGGCCAATGACCGCGCCCTCGCGGCGGACGCGCAGCCCGTCGCGGAGCGGTGGGCCGCCGACCGGAGCTGGCAGATCGCGTCGGTCGAGGCTCGCAACGGCATCGTCGTCATCGGGGTCCTCGGCCTGCCGCCGCAGCCCGCACCGACGGCCCTCCGCGCCGCACTCGACCGCAACGGCATGCAGGACGCCGATCTCGAGCTCCACCTCGTCGGCGGCCGGACGCACTGGTGCCCTGCGGACTCCGTCACCTGCACCACGCGGGAGTCCGGGCGCAGCTGA